The window AAGCTCTTAAACCCAAATCCTTCAAGTACCTCATTGCTTAAAGATGATGATAAAACAACGCTACCGGCTAAATGCCAGTAGCTTTTCCTTGTGTTAGCGAATTCCCATGCTTTGAAGTTATTAATACCCAGCCTGACAAGATTGTCATGCTTTGTTTTAATCTTCTTCCACTGTTTCCAGTAGCACATTCTTATTCGCCTCCTTATCCAAGAATCAAGGTCACGAACTTTCATATTCATGTCAGCTATATGAAAATAATTAACCCAG of the Candidatus Liberimonas magnetica genome contains:
- a CDS encoding group II intron reverse transcriptase/maturase, translated to WVNYFHIADMNMKVRDLDSWIRRRIRMCYWKQWKKIKTKHDNLVRLGINNFKAWEFANTRKSYWHLAGSVVLSSSLSNEVLEGFGFKSLTKQLSSIY